The following DNA comes from Romeriopsis navalis LEGE 11480.
GCACAGACAGGGTTAAATATCGACTAAATCCCTGTGCCACCGTAAAGGCGTAGATCCCCATTTCGCCGGCATAGCTGGTATCAAACCCCAGGAGCACGTGCAAGATGTCATGAGTCGCGGTGTAACGTCGTCCAAAGGGACTGCGTTGGGCGGCGGCTTGCAGGTCAGGACTGATGCGTAGCGGCTGAATGCCCGCACGTTCCATATGTTGCGCATAAGCATAGCCCAATGTTCCCGCTGGCATATGGCGGAGTTGGGCTAAGTCAATCTCGGGCGCATAATCCCCCAGGGCTTGGAGCTTATGCTTTACCGATCGCGAAGCGCCCCGGCCGAGGAGGGCCGTTTTAAGAAATGCAATATCGCCAGTTTTGCCGGTGCGATAGTAGTCGCGGATGGCTTGGATGAAGCGTCTAAAAGTCGTCATTGTCACTTGCCTGTAGAGAGTAGTGGATTACCTGTAGCGAAAATGTAACCACCTAGTGACTTTATTTTAACGAATGTCCATCGGGTTGTGGCCTGCACCTTCGGCCAGTGTTCGAACTGCACACTGACTGGCA
Coding sequences within:
- a CDS encoding Coq4 family protein encodes the protein MTTFRRFIQAIRDYYRTGKTGDIAFLKTALLGRGASRSVKHKLQALGDYAPEIDLAQLRHMPAGTLGYAYAQHMERAGIQPLRISPDLQAAAQRSPFGRRYTATHDILHVLLGFDTSYAGEMGIYAFTVAQGFSRYLTLSV